A genome region from Colwellia sp. Arc7-D includes the following:
- a CDS encoding DUF1328 domain-containing protein, translating to MLNWALTFLVVAIVAAIFGFGGIAGTAAGIAKIIFFIFVVLLVISLIANAIRGKSPKI from the coding sequence ATGTTGAACTGGGCACTTACATTTTTAGTTGTTGCGATCGTTGCTGCAATATTTGGTTTTGGTGGTATCGCAGGAACAGCAGCAGGTATTGCTAAAATTATATTCTTCATCTTCGTTGTACTATTGGTTATCTCATTAATCGCTAATGCCATCCGTGGTAAATCACCAAAAATTTAA
- a CDS encoding TonB-dependent receptor, giving the protein MQQFTYKKLLLSTLTLAICSSLSAAEITDEAAVEKKGLDFERIVVTGAAGKGSTVMASSVSVSSLSADQIEVTTPRSSAEAFRSIPGIRSESSGGEGNANIAVRGLPVAAGGAKFLQLQEDGLPILQFGDIAFGNADIFLRLDSTMSSIESIRGGSASTLATNAPGGIINIISKTGESDSGSVATTIGLDYDHTRTDFEFGGELNDSMYFHLGGFYRQGEGPREAGYTGNKGGQIKANITKEFDKGYVRLYYKYLDDKTIAYLPMPASSNGKSVGSFDPSSDTPHSAYFTSILSTDGNGNLRRADMRDGMNPTVDSVGLEAVFDLGNDWSIENRFRTSSTKGSFTSPFPESIQDSQTLADSLAGTGAQLTYANGPQQGSAYTGANLMRIHTFDVEMSNLDFMVNDLKILKTIGDTNITFGYYKSLQNIEQSWLWNSYLSEVKGDNAALVNVAAADGTSFSDSGLIAYGVPAWGNCCTRNYDLQYDVTAPYIAINSVFGDFTIDASVRHDSGEATGTYAGAVQSEIDMNRDGEISVPEMSVSSVNNSAPSIVNYDWSYTSYSIGANYIVNDDLAVFGRLSHGGTANADRLAFGKIAADGSVADEDAVDEVDQFEAGIKFRQDKLSVFATAFFAETQEQNFEATSQKFFDRVYESYGLELESAYYIGDFDIRGNVTWTDAEITKDGVNSASVGNTPRRQADFVYSLTTRYNFEQGSAGLSLIGTSEAYAQDGGDQSADDILKFDGYTQVNAFAQYYLSDTFSIALNVNNLFDTTGITEAEEGNIPANDIIRARTINGRTSSITLKYDF; this is encoded by the coding sequence ATGCAACAGTTCACATATAAAAAATTACTATTGAGCACATTAACTTTAGCTATATGCTCAAGCTTAAGTGCCGCAGAAATAACCGATGAAGCCGCAGTAGAAAAAAAAGGCTTAGATTTTGAACGAATAGTTGTTACGGGTGCTGCAGGTAAAGGCTCTACAGTTATGGCATCAAGTGTCTCAGTAAGTAGCTTATCTGCTGACCAAATAGAAGTAACAACGCCGAGAAGTTCAGCCGAAGCCTTTAGATCAATCCCTGGTATTCGTTCTGAATCGTCTGGTGGTGAAGGTAACGCAAATATTGCTGTACGTGGTCTTCCTGTAGCTGCTGGTGGCGCAAAATTTCTACAATTACAAGAAGATGGATTACCCATTTTACAATTTGGTGATATAGCTTTTGGTAATGCCGATATTTTTCTTAGACTTGATAGTACAATGTCGTCAATCGAATCAATTCGTGGTGGCTCAGCCTCTACTCTCGCCACAAATGCTCCAGGCGGCATCATTAATATCATCAGTAAAACAGGTGAGTCTGATTCTGGCAGCGTAGCGACAACCATTGGTTTAGATTATGATCATACCCGTACCGATTTTGAGTTTGGCGGCGAGCTAAACGACAGCATGTATTTCCATCTTGGTGGTTTCTATCGTCAAGGTGAAGGACCAAGAGAAGCGGGTTATACCGGTAATAAAGGCGGACAAATTAAAGCCAACATTACTAAAGAATTTGATAAAGGTTACGTGAGACTTTATTACAAGTATTTGGATGATAAAACCATTGCTTACTTACCCATGCCAGCCAGTTCAAATGGCAAGTCAGTGGGTAGTTTCGACCCTTCATCTGATACGCCTCATTCGGCATATTTCACCTCAATATTGAGCACTGACGGTAATGGCAACCTTCGCCGTGCAGACATGCGTGATGGTATGAATCCAACGGTTGACTCTGTTGGTTTAGAAGCTGTATTTGACTTAGGTAATGACTGGTCGATTGAAAACAGATTTAGAACGTCAAGTACGAAAGGTAGTTTTACCTCGCCATTTCCTGAAAGCATTCAAGATAGCCAAACACTTGCTGATAGCTTAGCGGGTACAGGCGCGCAATTGACTTATGCTAATGGGCCTCAACAAGGTAGTGCTTATACTGGCGCTAACTTAATGCGTATTCATACCTTTGATGTTGAAATGAGCAACTTAGATTTTATGGTTAATGACTTAAAAATCTTAAAAACTATTGGTGATACCAACATCACTTTTGGTTATTACAAGTCATTACAAAATATCGAGCAATCATGGCTTTGGAATTCTTATTTATCAGAAGTGAAAGGCGACAACGCAGCACTTGTTAATGTTGCAGCGGCTGACGGTACAAGCTTTTCTGATAGTGGTTTAATTGCTTATGGTGTTCCAGCGTGGGGCAACTGTTGTACACGTAACTACGACCTTCAATATGATGTAACAGCACCTTATATTGCCATTAACTCAGTTTTTGGCGATTTTACTATCGATGCAAGTGTTCGTCATGACAGTGGTGAAGCCACAGGTACATATGCTGGTGCAGTGCAATCTGAAATAGACATGAACAGAGACGGCGAGATATCAGTGCCTGAAATGAGCGTATCTTCAGTAAATAATAGTGCGCCTTCTATTGTTAATTATGATTGGAGTTACACATCTTACTCAATTGGTGCTAACTACATTGTAAATGACGATTTAGCTGTTTTTGGCCGACTAAGCCATGGCGGTACCGCTAATGCTGACCGTTTAGCTTTCGGTAAAATTGCAGCTGATGGCTCAGTAGCCGATGAAGATGCTGTTGATGAAGTTGACCAATTCGAAGCCGGCATTAAGTTTCGCCAAGATAAACTATCGGTATTTGCGACGGCTTTCTTTGCTGAAACACAAGAGCAAAATTTTGAAGCAACAAGCCAAAAATTCTTTGACCGTGTATATGAATCATATGGTCTTGAGTTAGAAAGTGCTTACTACATTGGTGATTTTGACATTCGCGGTAATGTTACTTGGACTGATGCAGAAATCACCAAAGACGGTGTTAACTCAGCTTCAGTGGGAAATACTCCAAGAAGACAAGCTGACTTTGTTTATTCACTTACTACTCGCTATAACTTTGAGCAAGGCTCTGCGGGTCTTAGTTTAATAGGTACTTCAGAAGCTTATGCGCAAGATGGTGGTGATCAAAGTGCAGACGATATCCTTAAATTTGATGGCTACACGCAAGTAAATGCCTTCGCTCAATATTACCTTTCAGACACGTTTAGCATTGCTTTAAATGTTAATAATCTGTTTGACACTACAGGTATAACAGAAGCTGAAGAAGGTAACATTCCTGCGAATGATATTATCAGAGCAAGAACGATTAATGGCAGAACAAGTAGTATTACGCTTAAATACGACTTTTAA
- a CDS encoding MFS transporter — protein sequence MTTKFNTEPLSFKEKVGYGMGDMASNFYMGFFALFLLYYYTDVYGISAAAAATMLLVTKVIDAISDPAMGLLADRTTTKWGKYRPYLLWMAIPYALLGYLLFLGPEFGDTGKLIFAYVSYSLVMLAYTAINVPYSGLMAVIHPESGERTKAAQFRFIFASIGSLVVGASAKPLVEFLGGGDELLGFRLTIILFAVLSVAVFWYTFAVTRERVMPKKHEASIKDDISTLLKNKSWLILVGTGVFVVVGLVARFASIAYYTKYYMNDDGSNVFLWMDQTTFIISCGLLGQLFGALITPMLVARFEKHKLMFVTNFSHAILLFFGFTISPDNVALTTIVHTLGIITFGIAITLLFTMYTDCVEYGEWNTGNNSAGLTVSASMFSLKFGSAVGGALPGFILAAFGFVANQTQTSESIEGIRYMFNILPAVFFLLGAVLILFYKIDRAQLTQIECDLAERRS from the coding sequence ATGACAACAAAATTTAATACGGAGCCATTATCTTTTAAAGAAAAGGTAGGTTATGGCATGGGAGATATGGCTTCAAACTTCTATATGGGGTTCTTTGCGCTGTTCCTGCTTTATTATTACACGGATGTGTACGGTATTTCTGCTGCTGCGGCAGCAACCATGTTATTAGTGACAAAAGTAATTGATGCCATTAGTGATCCTGCAATGGGCTTACTTGCTGATCGCACAACCACTAAGTGGGGTAAGTACCGCCCTTACTTGCTTTGGATGGCAATTCCTTATGCATTGCTTGGTTACCTTTTATTCTTAGGGCCTGAATTTGGTGACACCGGTAAATTAATTTTTGCTTACGTATCTTATTCATTGGTGATGTTGGCCTATACCGCGATTAATGTTCCTTATTCAGGGCTCATGGCGGTTATTCATCCTGAATCAGGCGAACGGACTAAAGCGGCACAATTTAGATTTATTTTTGCCTCAATAGGCTCGCTAGTGGTTGGGGCTTCCGCTAAGCCTTTAGTTGAGTTTTTAGGTGGTGGCGATGAGCTACTTGGTTTTCGCTTAACTATCATTTTATTTGCAGTGCTTTCCGTCGCCGTTTTTTGGTATACCTTTGCAGTTACCAGAGAAAGAGTAATGCCTAAAAAGCATGAGGCTAGTATCAAAGATGATATATCAACTTTATTAAAGAACAAGTCTTGGTTGATACTGGTTGGTACTGGGGTTTTTGTTGTTGTTGGCTTGGTTGCACGTTTTGCGTCAATCGCTTATTACACCAAATACTATATGAATGACGACGGAAGTAATGTGTTTTTGTGGATGGATCAAACCACATTTATTATTTCATGTGGTTTACTAGGGCAGCTATTTGGTGCGCTGATTACCCCTATGCTGGTCGCACGCTTTGAGAAACATAAATTAATGTTTGTTACTAATTTTTCCCATGCAATATTATTGTTTTTTGGCTTTACTATCTCCCCAGATAATGTCGCACTTACAACTATAGTTCACACCCTAGGGATTATTACCTTTGGTATTGCAATCACCTTGTTATTCACCATGTATACCGATTGTGTAGAGTACGGAGAGTGGAATACAGGTAACAATAGTGCAGGTTTAACGGTGTCAGCTTCTATGTTCTCATTGAAGTTTGGCTCTGCTGTAGGTGGTGCATTACCGGGTTTTATTCTTGCTGCATTTGGTTTTGTTGCTAATCAAACCCAAACATCTGAATCAATTGAAGGTATTCGTTACATGTTTAATATATTGCCCGCCGTATTCTTTTTGTTGGGAGCCGTGTTGATACTTTTCTATAAAATTGACCGTGCTCAATTAACACAAATTGAATGTGATTTAGCTGAGCGTCGCAGCTAA
- the gtfA gene encoding sucrose phosphorylase — MKNNVQLITYIDRLTGSDTKTLNNILNDQLADLFSGIHLLPFYFPIDGSDAGFDPIDHTQVDSRLGNWNDIKALGEGHELMADLIVNHMSAKSKEFKSVLQHGQKSPYWDLFLTKDKVFPDGLSKSEADKIYRPRPGSCFTNFALPNNESADFWTTFTDNQIDIDITSEKGKEYLIRILKTFSENNIKMIRLDAAGYALKKAGTSCFMLDETFEFIDELSKAANDLGIETLVEIHSYYQTQIEIAQRVDRVYDFALPPLVLHSIFTKDFTALAKWLNVSPKNCITVLDTHDGIGIIDVGPMNGKPGLLSNHEIDNLVETIHLNSAGESQKATGAAASNVDLYQVNCTYYDALGQSDFDYLVARAIQFFAPGTPQVYYAGLLAEKNAMDLLSNSNVGRDINRPYLDITDIEEALKKPFTIAMIELIQLRNNCAAFNGEFSIVSEKSTLKMSWKYEQQNITLMVDLVENNAHIEINEDNSSRTISLNNLLNLS; from the coding sequence ATGAAAAATAATGTTCAGCTAATCACCTACATTGATAGGTTAACCGGTTCAGACACTAAAACATTAAACAACATTTTAAATGATCAGCTAGCAGATTTATTCTCTGGTATTCATTTATTGCCATTTTATTTCCCTATTGACGGAAGTGATGCAGGTTTCGACCCGATAGATCACACCCAAGTTGACAGCCGATTAGGTAATTGGAACGATATAAAAGCATTAGGTGAAGGACATGAATTAATGGCCGACCTTATTGTTAATCACATGTCGGCTAAGTCTAAAGAATTTAAAAGTGTATTACAGCATGGTCAAAAATCTCCGTATTGGGATCTGTTTTTAACAAAAGATAAAGTGTTCCCTGACGGCTTAAGTAAAAGTGAAGCAGACAAAATATACCGCCCTAGGCCTGGCAGTTGCTTTACTAACTTTGCGCTACCTAATAATGAAAGTGCCGATTTTTGGACAACGTTTACTGATAATCAAATAGATATAGACATTACATCAGAGAAAGGTAAAGAATATTTAATTCGTATTTTAAAAACATTTTCTGAAAATAATATTAAAATGATCCGCTTAGATGCGGCAGGTTATGCGCTGAAAAAAGCAGGCACCAGTTGCTTTATGCTAGATGAAACCTTTGAGTTCATTGATGAGCTAAGTAAAGCAGCAAATGATTTAGGTATTGAAACTCTAGTAGAAATTCATTCTTATTATCAAACTCAAATTGAAATTGCACAGCGAGTTGACCGAGTATATGACTTTGCTTTACCGCCTTTAGTGTTACACAGCATTTTTACTAAAGACTTTACTGCACTAGCAAAATGGTTAAATGTTTCACCCAAAAATTGTATTACCGTTTTAGATACACACGATGGCATCGGTATCATTGATGTGGGACCTATGAATGGTAAACCAGGCTTACTCAGTAATCATGAAATTGATAATCTCGTGGAAACTATTCACCTAAACAGCGCTGGTGAGAGCCAAAAAGCAACAGGAGCCGCCGCGAGTAATGTCGATTTATATCAAGTAAATTGTACTTATTACGATGCACTTGGCCAAAGTGATTTTGACTATTTAGTTGCCAGAGCTATTCAGTTTTTTGCACCTGGAACACCGCAGGTATATTACGCAGGTTTGTTGGCTGAGAAAAATGCCATGGACTTATTATCTAATTCGAATGTTGGTAGGGATATTAATCGTCCGTACCTTGATATTACCGATATTGAAGAAGCGCTAAAGAAACCGTTTACCATAGCGATGATCGAACTTATTCAATTACGTAATAATTGTGCAGCTTTTAATGGTGAGTTTTCGATTGTCAGTGAAAAATCCACATTGAAAATGTCGTGGAAATACGAGCAGCAGAACATCACGCTAATGGTTGATTTAGTAGAAAATAACGCACATATTGAAATAAATGAAGATAATAGCTCTCGTACTATCAGCTTAAATAACCTATTGAACTTGTCTTAA
- a CDS encoding LacI family DNA-binding transcriptional regulator yields the protein MIDKKVWTLKSVAKELGVSNATVSNAFNRPDQLSKNKRIDILESCKKLGYSGPNKAAQSLRKGQSNIVALVLPDSLEYMVTDPVASDFVKGVSSVLEKNKVNLLLFSGISDNINSVADFVDGFICYGSPRNPELIEQLRVTSKKVVTADFDIDRNASVGIDNEKAAYEIAKLAIKSTDDEVAILGLRLLESDLTCRVYELPTSSNAMCSISHQRLNGYRQALKDSNVNLRSDRVWNLPKSNHHFALIAAKEALTSIPRPDVLLCMSDIIALAAVKEIHAMGLKVPEDIRVVGFDGIDEALRSTPPITTVHQNSEEKGIKAAELFINRATNSVVISYHIEHGKSC from the coding sequence ATGATTGACAAGAAAGTTTGGACGCTTAAAAGTGTTGCTAAAGAACTGGGTGTATCAAATGCCACCGTTTCAAATGCGTTCAATAGACCTGACCAACTATCCAAAAACAAACGCATTGATATTCTGGAGTCGTGCAAAAAATTAGGATATTCAGGTCCAAATAAAGCAGCCCAATCGTTAAGAAAAGGTCAGTCTAATATTGTGGCTTTAGTGCTGCCTGATAGCCTTGAATATATGGTAACAGACCCTGTAGCAAGTGACTTTGTTAAGGGTGTGTCGTCGGTTTTAGAAAAGAATAAAGTTAACTTACTTTTGTTTTCAGGTATATCAGATAACATTAATTCTGTTGCTGATTTTGTTGATGGCTTTATTTGTTATGGCTCACCTAGAAATCCTGAATTAATAGAACAGCTAAGAGTAACCTCGAAAAAAGTCGTCACTGCCGACTTTGATATAGACCGAAATGCTTCTGTTGGAATAGACAATGAAAAAGCGGCTTATGAGATTGCAAAACTGGCTATTAAATCAACCGATGATGAAGTTGCTATATTAGGCTTAAGGCTACTAGAGTCAGATCTAACTTGTCGTGTATATGAATTACCCACATCTAGTAATGCTATGTGTTCTATCTCTCATCAGCGTTTAAATGGCTACAGACAAGCACTTAAAGATTCGAATGTTAATTTAAGATCAGATCGTGTTTGGAATCTTCCTAAAAGTAATCATCATTTTGCATTAATTGCGGCTAAAGAAGCACTAACATCAATCCCTCGTCCTGATGTTTTACTTTGCATGAGTGATATTATTGCCTTGGCGGCAGTTAAAGAAATTCACGCAATGGGTCTTAAGGTTCCTGAAGATATTAGAGTGGTTGGCTTTGACGGAATTGATGAAGCTTTACGCTCGACACCACCAATAACTACTGTGCATCAAAATAGTGAAGAAAAAGGCATTAAAGCTGCTGAGCTCTTCATTAATAGAGCGACTAACTCAGTTGTGATTTCTTATCATATAGAACATGGAAAGAGTTGCTAA
- a CDS encoding transporter substrate-binding domain-containing protein, with the protein MLKNNPILPVILLYLLIAATDANGTEKYICATTHYPPYSTFDNSKKVFTGSDINIIQSLSKSLKIDIEIVNLPWARLKTEIPQNNYDCFFSLGKFPHREEYLDYTSIPTHVTKIAIFAPKGDKDMNLDLSNKIVGVHRGINFHLDIPSLHKLDKATIHKFPTNDILFEMLVEERVDAIVMSQTVAEYLLQTQHPNFRVDVHHIKSYELPVYLAFRKGTININKVNKELNKIKSASNL; encoded by the coding sequence ATGTTAAAAAATAATCCTATATTACCTGTGATTTTGCTATACCTTTTAATAGCAGCGACTGATGCTAATGGCACTGAAAAATATATATGTGCTACAACCCATTACCCTCCTTATTCTACTTTCGATAATTCAAAAAAAGTATTTACTGGCTCCGATATAAATATAATTCAGTCGCTATCCAAGAGTCTTAAAATCGACATTGAAATTGTTAATTTACCTTGGGCTAGGTTAAAAACAGAAATACCACAGAATAATTATGATTGTTTTTTTTCATTAGGAAAATTTCCTCATAGGGAGGAATATTTAGACTACACAAGCATACCTACACATGTGACAAAAATTGCAATATTTGCCCCTAAGGGCGATAAAGATATGAATTTAGATTTATCTAACAAAATAGTTGGTGTACATCGAGGTATAAATTTTCATTTGGATATCCCAAGCTTGCATAAACTAGATAAGGCAACTATTCATAAATTCCCGACAAATGACATTTTATTTGAAATGCTAGTGGAAGAAAGAGTCGATGCAATTGTTATGAGTCAAACTGTAGCTGAATACTTATTACAAACTCAACACCCTAATTTTAGGGTAGATGTTCATCATATTAAGAGTTATGAACTCCCTGTGTATTTAGCATTTAGAAAGGGAACGATAAATATTAATAAAGTAAATAAAGAGCTGAATAAAATAAAAAGCGCATCAAACCTCTAA
- a CDS encoding TetR/AcrR family transcriptional regulator, giving the protein MLREQITVSLENSFSQYGFAEPSVAQLKNACKVSLRTLYKHYPSKEAMIVGALEYRHQRYLTFLLNDSPARGIESVLHIFNKLELWMNEFAPHGCLSMNAIAAFPDNDLINKAVKKHKEDVLQFLGQQSKRNDLAMVIFLLHEGVSSAWPVLGRKAVTSAQNTLLQLLKEDK; this is encoded by the coding sequence ATGCTTAGAGAACAAATTACTGTCAGTCTTGAAAACTCGTTTAGCCAATATGGTTTTGCTGAACCAAGCGTTGCTCAACTGAAAAATGCATGCAAGGTCAGCTTACGAACGCTATACAAGCACTACCCATCTAAAGAAGCGATGATCGTAGGTGCGTTAGAATATCGTCATCAAAGGTACCTTACTTTTCTACTTAACGACTCACCTGCTCGTGGTATTGAGTCAGTTTTACATATTTTTAATAAGCTTGAACTATGGATGAATGAATTTGCACCACATGGTTGCTTGTCAATGAATGCTATTGCTGCCTTTCCAGATAACGATCTTATAAATAAAGCAGTTAAAAAGCACAAAGAAGATGTTCTTCAGTTTCTAGGCCAACAAAGTAAAAGAAACGATCTTGCGATGGTTATTTTTTTACTTCATGAAGGGGTATCAAGCGCATGGCCAGTGCTAGGACGAAAAGCTGTTACATCTGCACAAAACACGCTATTACAACTTTTAAAGGAGGATAAATAA